The following are encoded in a window of Chryseobacterium sp. genomic DNA:
- a CDS encoding porin family protein, whose product MNRILFKSLVLSSLAFATFADAQFRTRNRMDKLESFDQQKFSWGFYLNGAMYDYRLVLDPRYGMDVNHNLVTSKPSYGFGAGLIGKMRLNDHFDLRLEPGLQFIQRELRFETQSNDQYSAGTLTNPPFTPKQLTEADKVRNIKATMLDIPAMIEVHGDRWYNTRAYAAAGVNYIMNLQSNANNSDDNLQGVFRSTTHNFAWSAEMGVQIYFNRFKLTPGFRGTFFLNNEMVSDDPATPPYWAKSISTAQSRAFMFILKFE is encoded by the coding sequence ATGAACAGAATTTTATTTAAGTCTTTGGTCCTGTCGTCGTTGGCATTTGCCACTTTTGCAGATGCGCAGTTCCGTACAAGAAACCGGATGGATAAACTGGAAAGTTTTGACCAACAGAAATTCAGCTGGGGCTTTTATCTTAATGGGGCAATGTATGATTACCGTTTGGTACTGGATCCCAGATACGGGATGGATGTTAACCACAATCTCGTAACCTCCAAGCCCAGCTACGGATTTGGTGCCGGCCTGATTGGTAAGATGCGCCTTAACGACCATTTTGACTTAAGACTGGAGCCGGGACTGCAGTTCATTCAGAGAGAGCTTCGTTTTGAAACTCAGAGCAATGACCAATATTCCGCGGGTACGCTTACCAATCCTCCGTTTACTCCAAAACAGCTTACTGAAGCAGATAAGGTTCGCAACATCAAGGCAACCATGCTGGATATACCTGCGATGATCGAGGTACACGGCGACCGCTGGTACAATACCCGCGCCTATGCTGCCGCAGGTGTAAATTACATTATGAACCTGCAGTCCAATGCAAATAACAGCGACGACAACCTTCAGGGTGTTTTCCGTTCCACAACACATAATTTTGCATGGTCGGCGGAAATGGGTGTTCAGATTTACTTTAACCGGTTTAAACTGACGCCGGGCTTCAGAGGGACTTTCTTCCTGAATAATGAAATGGTTTCCGATGATCCGGCAACGCCACCGTACTGGGCAAAATCAATTAGCACGGCACAATCCAGAGCTTTTATGTTTATTCTTAAATTTGAATAA
- a CDS encoding metallophosphoesterase, with the protein MQRNFLIFTVLIFFLEFYVFQAFRNIFDKGAARNMYWIITILTYTTLVYLILTLDRADREHHRIQIIVSVFLIFVLPKLLVVVMLLIDDILRLFQFGYQFVTSNPTSEYPERRKFLSLAGIGLFGLAAGLFADGIIFGKYRHKARKVKLKIPNLPSGLKGYRIVQISDLHSGSFFNPEKLRPAIELINSQQPDLVLFTGDVVNNYAEEFSRFIPLFSEIKAPDGKFAVLGNHDYGKYGEWASEEEQKANVPNLIKLLKKAGFETLLNEHRKLTVAGADLFVIGVENWGIKPFPQYGDLNKATKGIPSDAIKVLMSHDPSHFDEVVKKHPSNVQLTVSGHTHGMQFGLDLKNIKWSPVQYRYKKWADLYESEGRYLYVNRGFGVIAYPGRVGIDPEITVFELS; encoded by the coding sequence ATGCAAAGGAATTTTCTGATATTCACTGTCCTTATCTTCTTTCTGGAATTTTACGTCTTTCAGGCTTTCCGGAATATTTTTGACAAAGGCGCAGCTCGGAACATGTACTGGATCATTACCATACTTACCTATACCACTCTGGTTTACCTTATTCTTACACTGGACCGCGCTGACCGTGAGCATCACCGTATACAGATCATCGTATCTGTTTTTCTGATCTTTGTTCTTCCTAAACTCTTGGTGGTTGTAATGTTACTAATAGACGACATACTGAGACTTTTTCAGTTTGGTTATCAATTCGTGACCTCTAACCCTACGTCGGAATATCCGGAACGCCGGAAATTCCTGAGCTTGGCCGGTATAGGTTTATTCGGACTGGCGGCAGGGCTCTTTGCCGATGGAATTATATTTGGAAAGTACCGTCACAAAGCGCGTAAGGTAAAGCTTAAAATTCCGAATCTCCCTTCAGGACTTAAAGGATATCGAATCGTGCAAATTTCCGACCTTCACAGCGGCAGTTTTTTTAACCCTGAGAAATTAAGACCCGCGATTGAACTGATCAACAGTCAGCAACCGGATCTTGTGCTGTTCACCGGTGACGTAGTTAATAACTATGCGGAAGAATTCTCACGGTTTATCCCGCTTTTTTCCGAGATTAAGGCACCTGACGGTAAGTTTGCGGTTCTGGGCAATCATGATTACGGAAAATATGGCGAGTGGGCGTCTGAAGAAGAACAGAAGGCAAATGTTCCCAACCTGATCAAACTTCTGAAAAAAGCCGGTTTCGAAACCCTTCTAAACGAACACCGGAAACTGACCGTTGCAGGTGCGGACCTTTTCGTGATAGGCGTTGAAAACTGGGGCATCAAGCCTTTTCCGCAATATGGAGACCTTAACAAAGCGACCAAAGGCATACCGTCCGACGCGATAAAAGTCTTGATGAGCCATGATCCGTCACATTTTGATGAAGTGGTGAAAAAGCATCCATCCAATGTGCAGCTCACCGTCTCGGGCCATACGCACGGAATGCAGTTTGGGCTGGACTTGAAAAACATCAAATGGAGTCCCGTGCAGTACCGTTATAAGAAATGGGCAGACCTATATGAAAGTGAAGGCAGATATCTCTATGTGAACAGGGGATTCGGTGTGATTGCCTACCCCGGACGGGTGGGTATAGATCCCGAGATCACCGTGTTTGAACTTAGTTAA
- a CDS encoding 3-oxoacyl-ACP synthase III family protein, with the protein MPSTIIIGSGSYLPPRVVGRDHFLDSEFYTEEGQRIDKPNAEIIDKFVEITEIETRRYVDDTQMNSDIGLIAAQEAIEDAQINPEELDYIIYASNFGEVSESSRSNFMPNMAARLKKKLGIRNRKCITYDMIFGCPGWVESMIMANHLIKAGAAKMILVVGAETLSRVTDPYDRNKMIFADGAGAVVVQATEEENVGILEHNTICDNDAELNFLENAPSLNKEASQIPLYVRMQGRKIYEYALKNVPAAMKATLDNAGLEIYDIDKILLHQANAKMDHAIIDRLMKLYGHSDYDRIIAPMTIQFLGNSSVATVPTMFNMIKKGKMKGHKFRDKGNILLASVGAGMNINCIVYRFP; encoded by the coding sequence ATGCCGAGTACAATAATAATAGGTTCAGGAAGCTATCTTCCGCCAAGAGTAGTAGGTAGAGACCATTTCCTGGACAGTGAATTCTATACCGAAGAAGGCCAGCGCATCGATAAACCAAATGCCGAAATCATAGACAAATTCGTAGAAATCACGGAGATCGAGACCCGCAGATATGTGGATGACACCCAAATGAATTCCGATATCGGTCTTATCGCGGCTCAGGAGGCAATAGAGGACGCGCAAATCAATCCTGAAGAACTTGATTATATTATTTATGCCAGTAATTTTGGTGAGGTAAGCGAGAGCTCACGCTCTAACTTCATGCCTAATATGGCCGCCCGTCTGAAAAAGAAACTGGGCATCAGGAACAGAAAGTGTATTACCTATGATATGATCTTTGGCTGTCCGGGCTGGGTGGAATCCATGATTATGGCCAACCACCTAATTAAAGCCGGTGCAGCGAAAATGATCCTGGTGGTAGGTGCCGAAACGCTGAGCCGCGTAACTGATCCCTACGACAGGAACAAGATGATTTTTGCTGACGGTGCCGGTGCCGTTGTAGTGCAGGCCACTGAAGAGGAAAATGTAGGTATTCTGGAGCATAATACCATCTGCGATAATGACGCAGAACTTAATTTTCTGGAAAATGCACCTTCACTGAACAAAGAAGCCAGTCAGATTCCGCTTTATGTTCGTATGCAGGGACGGAAGATCTACGAATATGCGTTGAAGAACGTTCCCGCTGCAATGAAAGCTACCCTTGACAATGCAGGGTTGGAAATATATGATATCGATAAGATCCTCCTGCATCAGGCCAATGCCAAAATGGACCATGCAATTATAGACCGTCTTATGAAACTGTACGGGCACAGCGATTATGACCGCATTATCGCCCCCATGACCATTCAGTTTTTGGGCAACTCATCCGTGGCTACTGTTCCTACCATGTTCAATATGATCAAAAAAGGTAAAATGAAGGGTCATAAGTTCAGGGACAAAGGCAACATCCTGCTCGCTTCCGTAGGCGCTGGTATGAACATCAACTGTATTGTCTACCGTTTCCCGTAA
- a CDS encoding cell division protein ZapA — translation MDVRRITINVAGRVYPLNVPAAEEETLRKVGKQIEAMIKDFELNFDVRDKQDALAMCALKLGTSAEVSAKNNEKNINASNERLLKISQLLEDLEK, via the coding sequence ATGGACGTGAGGCGAATCACCATCAATGTGGCCGGAAGGGTTTATCCGCTGAATGTGCCTGCCGCTGAGGAGGAAACACTCCGCAAGGTAGGGAAGCAGATTGAAGCAATGATTAAAGATTTTGAACTTAATTTCGATGTCAGAGATAAGCAGGATGCGCTGGCAATGTGTGCCCTGAAACTGGGTACCAGTGCTGAAGTTTCTGCCAAGAACAACGAGAAAAATATAAATGCTTCCAACGAAAGGCTTTTGAAGATCAGCCAGCTGCTGGAAGACCTGGAAAAGTAG
- the rny gene encoding ribonuclease Y yields MTTTVIIVGILALVIGAVLGMVFSRSSLNTKARFILEDAKKNAENVIETANVKAEAVRKDKESQAKVKFLELKSQHDSEIQSREKKMQDAEKRIRDKEQKLNDELSKTGKLEKDLDRQIADYAKKHEILEKKQQDLDAVIAQKVEILEKIANYSAEDAKAELVEAMKAEAKSRAQAHVQSIMEEAQLNAKQEARKIVIQTIQRIGTEQAIENSVSVFNIESDEIKGRIIGREGRNIRALEAATGVEIIVDDTPEAILLSCFDPVRREIARLSLHRLVTDGRIHPARIEEVVEKTKKMIEEEIIEVGKRTIMDLGIHGLHPELVKIVGRMKFRSSYGQNLLQHSREVANIAATMAAELGLNVKMAKRAGLLHDIGKVPEQESELPHALLGMQWAEKYGENAEVVNAIGAHHDEVEMTSLLSPIIQVADAISGARPGARRQVLESYIQRLKDLEAAAMSFDGVSSAYAIQAGRELRVMVESSKVNDDQSSQLSYDISEKIQNELTYPGQVRVTVIRETRSVNIAR; encoded by the coding sequence ATGACAACAACTGTTATTATCGTAGGCATTCTCGCACTGGTCATTGGGGCTGTGCTGGGTATGGTTTTTTCCCGAAGTTCACTGAACACCAAAGCCAGGTTCATTCTGGAAGATGCAAAGAAGAATGCCGAAAACGTTATAGAAACTGCTAATGTGAAAGCCGAAGCAGTACGCAAAGACAAGGAATCTCAGGCAAAAGTTAAATTCCTTGAGTTGAAATCGCAGCACGATTCTGAGATCCAGAGCCGTGAAAAGAAGATGCAGGATGCCGAGAAAAGAATCCGCGACAAAGAGCAAAAACTGAATGATGAACTCAGCAAGACAGGAAAACTTGAAAAAGACCTGGACAGACAGATTGCTGATTATGCGAAAAAGCACGAAATCCTGGAAAAGAAACAACAGGATCTTGATGCAGTGATCGCTCAGAAAGTAGAAATCCTCGAGAAAATTGCCAATTACAGTGCCGAAGACGCAAAAGCTGAACTGGTGGAAGCGATGAAGGCCGAAGCCAAAAGCCGTGCGCAGGCTCACGTACAGAGCATCATGGAAGAAGCGCAGCTTAACGCCAAGCAGGAAGCCAGAAAAATTGTCATTCAAACGATACAGCGTATCGGTACGGAACAGGCCATAGAGAATTCTGTATCTGTCTTTAATATTGAGTCAGACGAGATCAAGGGACGCATTATCGGTAGGGAAGGACGTAATATCCGTGCCCTTGAAGCTGCAACTGGAGTTGAAATTATTGTTGACGACACTCCCGAAGCAATCCTGCTCTCCTGTTTTGATCCGGTTAGGCGTGAAATCGCAAGACTGTCTCTGCACAGACTTGTAACAGACGGCAGAATTCACCCGGCAAGAATTGAAGAAGTGGTTGAAAAGACCAAGAAAATGATCGAAGAGGAGATCATTGAAGTAGGTAAGCGGACTATTATGGACCTTGGAATCCACGGACTGCATCCTGAATTGGTTAAAATCGTAGGACGTATGAAATTCAGGTCTTCCTATGGCCAGAACCTTCTTCAGCACTCCCGTGAAGTGGCCAATATTGCGGCAACAATGGCTGCAGAGCTTGGCCTGAATGTAAAGATGGCTAAAAGAGCAGGGTTACTGCACGATATAGGAAAGGTGCCGGAGCAGGAATCCGAGCTTCCACACGCACTGTTAGGAATGCAGTGGGCTGAGAAATATGGTGAAAATGCAGAGGTAGTGAATGCTATCGGTGCGCACCACGACGAAGTAGAGATGACTTCACTACTGTCGCCAATCATCCAGGTGGCTGATGCGATTTCAGGTGCCAGACCGGGCGCCAGACGTCAGGTGCTGGAGTCCTACATCCAGCGTTTAAAAGACCTTGAAGCTGCAGCTATGAGCTTTGACGGTGTTTCCAGCGCGTACGCCATCCAGGCTGGACGTGAACTTCGGGTAATGGTAGAAAGCAGCAAGGTGAATGACGATCAGTCCTCACAGCTGTCTTACGACATCTCCGAAAAGATCCAGAACGAACTTACCTATCCTGGTCAGGTACGGGTAACCGTAATCCGCGAAACGAGATCCGTGAATATTGCGAGATAA
- the ubiE gene encoding bifunctional demethylmenaquinone methyltransferase/2-methoxy-6-polyprenyl-1,4-benzoquinol methylase UbiE: MEQIKPYNSDASKKSEVEDMFDNIAPKYDLLNHVLSMKIDVAWRNTLVKWMKKDSVEKVLDVATGTGDLAIAVHKGTQAEVVGLDLSQQMLNVGLVKIKKLNLDGRISMQKGDAENLPFEDNSFDAVSVAFGVRNFENLNKGLAELRRVVKENRSVYILEFSKVEGFLGPFYMFYFRNILPRIGKLISKDHRAYSYLPDSVNAFPYGEKMKNILLETGFKNVEFKKLSLGIATIYKATK; encoded by the coding sequence TTGGAACAGATAAAACCCTATAATTCGGATGCCAGCAAAAAAAGTGAAGTGGAGGATATGTTTGACAACATCGCTCCCAAATACGATTTGCTGAACCATGTACTCTCGATGAAAATTGATGTAGCCTGGCGGAATACACTTGTAAAGTGGATGAAGAAGGATTCCGTGGAAAAGGTTCTGGATGTGGCTACCGGCACCGGAGATCTGGCGATTGCAGTCCATAAAGGAACACAGGCCGAGGTCGTAGGGTTGGATTTATCTCAGCAAATGTTAAATGTTGGTCTGGTTAAAATAAAAAAACTTAATTTAGACGGCAGAATTTCCATGCAGAAAGGTGATGCAGAGAACCTTCCTTTTGAAGATAACAGCTTTGATGCGGTTTCAGTGGCGTTCGGGGTCCGTAATTTTGAAAATCTGAACAAAGGGCTCGCTGAACTTAGAAGGGTTGTTAAAGAGAACAGAAGCGTGTACATACTGGAATTTTCTAAGGTGGAAGGCTTCCTGGGACCGTTTTATATGTTTTATTTCAGGAATATCCTGCCCAGAATCGGCAAGCTGATCTCTAAGGATCACAGAGCTTACAGCTATCTGCCGGATTCGGTAAATGCATTTCCGTATGGAGAGAAGATGAAGAATATCCTGCTGGAAACAGGATTTAAAAATGTTGAATTTAAGAAGCTGAGTTTAGGCATTGCCACAATTTATAAAGCTACCAAGTGA